Proteins encoded in a region of the Atopobium sp. oral taxon 416 genome:
- the gpmA gene encoding 2,3-diphosphoglycerate-dependent phosphoglycerate mutase: MADDQNMHLVIIRHGESEWNKLNLFTGWTDVDLTETGRQEAAAGGKALKDQGYDFDVCYTSLLKRAIHTLNIVLDEMDRNWLPVYKTWRLNERHYGALQGLNKAKAAEEHGEKQVLIWRRSFDVQPPALEPGDERDPHIQPMFRDVPKEDLPYTECLKDTIARAWPYFEQTIKPQLETGKRVLIAAHGNSLRALVMQLEHLTPDQILKVNIPTGVPCSYTFDKDWNITDKHYIGDPETIEKKIQAVANQGKAKK; this comes from the coding sequence ATGGCAGACGATCAGAACATGCACCTCGTTATTATTCGTCACGGTGAGTCTGAGTGGAACAAGCTCAACCTCTTCACCGGGTGGACTGATGTCGACCTGACAGAGACAGGCCGTCAAGAGGCAGCTGCCGGAGGCAAAGCACTGAAGGACCAAGGCTATGATTTCGACGTATGCTACACGTCCTTACTGAAGCGCGCGATTCACACGCTGAACATCGTCCTCGATGAGATGGACCGCAACTGGTTGCCTGTCTACAAGACCTGGCGCCTCAACGAGCGTCACTACGGCGCACTCCAGGGCCTCAACAAGGCCAAGGCCGCTGAGGAGCACGGTGAGAAGCAGGTTTTGATTTGGCGCCGTTCCTTCGACGTCCAGCCGCCTGCACTGGAGCCGGGCGATGAGCGCGACCCGCACATCCAGCCGATGTTCCGCGACGTCCCGAAAGAGGACCTGCCCTACACCGAGTGCTTGAAGGACACCATCGCCCGTGCATGGCCGTACTTCGAGCAGACCATCAAGCCGCAACTTGAGACCGGCAAGCGCGTTCTGATCGCCGCACACGGCAACAGCCTGCGCGCCCTCGTAATGCAGCTCGAACACCTCACCCCGGATCAGATCCTTAAGGTCAACATCCCGACCGGCGTTCCGTGCTCCTATACCTTTGATAAGGACTGGAACATCACCGACAAGCACTACATCGGCGATCCTGAGACCATTGAGAAGAAGATCCAGGCTGTCGCGAACCAGGGCAAGGCCAAGAAATAA
- a CDS encoding FeoB-associated Cys-rich membrane protein translates to MNALDIVIIAAVGLAFIFAIRSSVKNAKKGCDGCAASGTCTAAYTGGECPVAKTMVSDVEDALKAKGAGETTQHKSA, encoded by the coding sequence ATGAACGCACTAGATATTGTAATCATAGCCGCAGTTGGTTTGGCATTTATTTTCGCCATCCGTTCCTCTGTAAAAAACGCAAAAAAGGGCTGTGACGGTTGCGCTGCGTCAGGTACCTGCACCGCTGCGTATACGGGCGGTGAGTGTCCGGTCGCTAAAACCATGGTTTCAGACGTCGAGGATGCACTGAAGGCTAAGGGGGCCGGTGAGACCACGCAGCACAAGTCCGCGTGA
- a CDS encoding glutamine synthetase family protein encodes MPSQKDIDFVLRTVEERNIRFVRLWFCDVSGNLKSFAISPEDLEEAFGEGVGFDGSAVDGFAALEESDMLAFPEPDTFQVLPWRQSENGAARMFCSVRTPDRKSFEGDPREVLNRVVNSLDAKGYVPFAAPRIEYFYFKDSQDPVLSDQASYFDLTPWDSAHDLRRDTTLMLERMSIPVEYSFHAQAPSQNGIELRYSEALSCADNIMTARLVIKQEAFANGFFASFMPKPFSDTEGSAMFFYESLMDKGGNNLFWGPSSKYPDHLSELANHFIAGILHYAPECTLITNPTVNSYKRLHPNSEVPCYTTWGHRNRSALVRVPMHKPGKHQSTRVELRGPDPTCNPYLVLALTFAAGVKGIEGEMKLQSEATTEDIYASEAELAKKGVRRLPHDLREAIEFFEQSEFCHEVLGDHICDYLVSSKRKEWDDYNTTVTDWERKHYYAGF; translated from the coding sequence ATGCCGAGCCAGAAAGATATCGACTTTGTTTTGCGCACCGTCGAAGAGCGCAATATTCGCTTTGTTCGCCTATGGTTCTGCGATGTGTCGGGAAACCTCAAGTCCTTTGCGATCTCACCGGAAGACCTCGAGGAGGCCTTTGGGGAGGGTGTCGGTTTTGACGGCTCTGCCGTCGACGGGTTTGCGGCGCTCGAGGAATCCGATATGCTCGCTTTTCCGGAGCCGGATACCTTCCAGGTGCTGCCATGGAGGCAGTCAGAAAACGGCGCTGCCAGGATGTTCTGTTCCGTCAGGACCCCAGATAGAAAGTCCTTCGAGGGCGATCCGCGTGAGGTACTGAACCGTGTGGTCAACAGTCTTGACGCTAAAGGCTATGTGCCTTTCGCCGCGCCCCGTATCGAGTACTTCTATTTCAAGGATTCGCAGGATCCGGTGCTCTCCGATCAGGCGAGCTACTTCGATCTGACACCGTGGGACTCTGCCCATGACCTGAGACGCGACACCACCCTCATGCTCGAGCGGATGTCCATCCCCGTGGAGTACTCCTTCCATGCCCAGGCTCCCTCACAGAACGGCATTGAGCTGCGTTACTCGGAGGCCTTGAGCTGTGCGGACAACATCATGACTGCCCGCCTTGTCATCAAGCAGGAAGCTTTTGCCAACGGCTTCTTTGCGTCGTTCATGCCGAAACCGTTCTCCGATACTGAAGGCTCCGCGATGTTCTTCTACGAGTCCCTGATGGACAAGGGCGGGAACAACCTCTTCTGGGGTCCGAGCTCCAAGTATCCGGATCACCTCTCCGAGCTTGCCAACCACTTTATCGCGGGTATCCTACACTATGCGCCGGAGTGCACGCTGATTACGAACCCGACGGTCAACTCCTACAAGCGGTTGCACCCCAACTCTGAGGTGCCCTGCTACACCACCTGGGGACACCGGAACCGCTCCGCGCTCGTACGGGTGCCGATGCACAAGCCGGGCAAGCATCAGTCCACACGAGTTGAGCTCAGGGGACCTGATCCCACCTGCAACCCCTATCTTGTATTGGCACTCACCTTTGCTGCGGGCGTCAAAGGCATCGAGGGGGAGATGAAGCTCCAAAGCGAAGCCACGACCGAGGATATCTACGCCTCAGAGGCTGAACTCGCGAAGAAGGGTGTCAGACGCCTGCCGCATGATCTGCGTGAGGCGATCGAGTTCTTTGAGCAGTCAGAGTTCTGCCACGAGGTGCTCGGCGACCACATCTGCGACTACCTGGTCTCCAGCAAGCGCAAAGAGTGGGACGACTACAACACCACGGTAACCGACTGGGAGCGCAAGCACTACTACGCCGGTTTTTAG
- a CDS encoding type I phosphomannose isomerase catalytic subunit, whose amino-acid sequence MAQLDAENVGLVFMKPVFVKKIWGGRKLATEFGYTIPDGNVGECWAISAHPAGDCAIEGGPFEGLHLDELWAARRDLFGNCLGDRGKFPLLIKILDTHESLSVQVHPGDVYAAEHENGSLGKKECWYIVHADPGSQIIIGQHAKNADEFRKMVEAGDWDRLLNKIPVKTGDFFAVNPGTIHALCGGCLAIETQQSSDITYRVYDYDRVQPDGTKRELHIEQACDVVDFSQVPPTSGEVTAPEVDGVTELMRCDKFVVDRIRVKEAKSVDQKWPFMCVSVYGGEGLVKVLGKEYPLKKGSHFLALSDAGTMEFSGELSMITSHLPE is encoded by the coding sequence ATGGCTCAATTGGATGCGGAAAACGTCGGCCTCGTGTTTATGAAGCCGGTCTTTGTGAAGAAGATCTGGGGTGGCAGAAAGCTTGCCACGGAATTTGGCTATACCATTCCGGATGGGAACGTCGGGGAGTGCTGGGCGATCTCTGCCCACCCCGCAGGAGACTGCGCGATCGAAGGCGGCCCCTTTGAGGGACTGCACTTGGACGAGCTCTGGGCTGCCCGGCGCGACCTCTTTGGTAACTGCCTGGGAGATCGGGGTAAGTTCCCGCTGCTGATCAAGATCCTGGACACCCATGAGAGCCTGTCGGTGCAGGTCCACCCGGGCGATGTCTATGCTGCGGAGCACGAGAATGGATCCCTGGGAAAGAAAGAGTGCTGGTATATCGTCCACGCAGACCCCGGATCCCAGATCATTATCGGCCAGCATGCAAAGAACGCTGACGAGTTCCGGAAGATGGTGGAAGCCGGGGACTGGGACCGTCTGCTGAATAAGATCCCGGTCAAAACCGGTGACTTCTTTGCAGTCAACCCTGGGACGATCCATGCGCTGTGTGGCGGTTGCCTCGCAATCGAAACTCAGCAGTCCTCCGATATCACCTACCGTGTATATGACTACGACCGCGTGCAGCCGGATGGGACAAAGCGCGAGCTTCATATCGAACAGGCCTGCGATGTGGTGGACTTCAGCCAGGTGCCGCCAACCTCCGGTGAGGTCACGGCTCCTGAGGTGGATGGGGTCACTGAGCTCATGCGCTGCGACAAGTTCGTCGTCGACCGCATCCGTGTGAAAGAGGCCAAGTCCGTAGACCAGAAGTGGCCCTTCATGTGCGTCAGCGTGTATGGCGGCGAGGGCTTGGTGAAAGTGCTGGGCAAAGAATATCCCTTGAAGAAGGGAAGCCACTTCCTGGCGCTCTCCGATGCAGGGACTATGGAGTTTTCAGGCGAGCTCTCGATGATTACCTCGCACCTTCCTGAGTGA
- a CDS encoding AraC family transcriptional regulator, whose amino-acid sequence MGSAELPRAWNSAQQYSNFLVTDEHHQASTSVHFTFSSRENAKGRASVIELFPGITMVQFEIKSRVLGAFYDIPPQINLRNSMNICYCKQGSVELDRVDELSAVLQENEIGLGALAEKKIVIRCPVGYVAGVGLTIKKNLKAATRRLLTSFGVDPTQILSLCSATEKMQVLNRSEELEEACEALCFGHTSASKNTYRLKVLEILQHLGKSDAKPANPNEEKHRRSTHLSHVELAYRAQQILMDNVATPITINTLAMRCDTSGTVLKEAFRETFGTSIYQWYRTYRIKQAAQTLLDTDLTIAEVASSVGYVNPSKFTKAFVDTMGETPRVWRAKHK is encoded by the coding sequence ATGGGGTCTGCCGAGTTGCCCCGCGCCTGGAACAGTGCGCAGCAATATTCAAATTTTTTAGTAACTGACGAACACCATCAAGCTTCTACGTCCGTACATTTCACTTTTTCATCGCGTGAGAACGCAAAGGGGCGCGCCTCGGTCATCGAGCTCTTCCCGGGGATCACGATGGTGCAGTTTGAGATCAAATCACGGGTGTTGGGAGCGTTCTATGATATCCCGCCGCAGATCAATCTCAGGAATTCTATGAATATCTGCTACTGCAAGCAGGGCTCTGTCGAGCTTGACCGTGTCGACGAGCTCTCTGCAGTCCTGCAGGAAAATGAGATCGGCCTCGGCGCGCTTGCGGAAAAGAAAATCGTGATCCGCTGTCCGGTCGGATACGTCGCCGGTGTGGGATTGACGATCAAGAAAAACCTCAAGGCCGCGACGAGGCGGCTGCTCACGAGCTTCGGGGTGGATCCGACGCAGATCCTCTCACTCTGTTCCGCAACGGAGAAGATGCAGGTCTTGAACCGATCTGAGGAGCTTGAGGAGGCGTGTGAAGCCCTGTGCTTCGGCCACACCAGCGCCTCGAAGAATACCTATCGCCTGAAGGTCCTGGAAATCCTGCAGCACTTGGGGAAATCCGATGCCAAGCCCGCAAACCCCAACGAGGAGAAGCACCGCCGCTCAACGCACCTGAGCCACGTGGAGCTCGCTTACCGCGCGCAGCAGATCCTGATGGACAATGTTGCAACACCGATCACAATCAACACGCTCGCGATGCGCTGCGACACCTCAGGCACCGTCCTCAAGGAAGCCTTCCGCGAGACGTTCGGGACCTCCATCTACCAGTGGTACCGCACCTACCGCATCAAGCAGGCGGCGCAGACCCTCCTGGACACGGATCTCACGATTGCCGAAGTAGCCTCTTCAGTGGGGTATGTCAACCCCTCCAAGTTCACTAAGGCCTTTGTCGATACGATGGGGGAGACGCCGCGTGTGTGGCGGGCGAAGCATAAGTAA